The Euphorbia lathyris chromosome 3, ddEupLath1.1, whole genome shotgun sequence genome contains a region encoding:
- the LOC136221753 gene encoding uncharacterized protein, with protein sequence MSCPLKIIGYTDSPLLPYSHYSGLNRLPCTSISSIPRHVYFQKLEDCCLLKRHPWRVFSIKEESNAYGSSDYDNITSNVESSREENEASQSQGSLTSSEILKKLKRYGISGILSYGLLNTVYYITAFLLAWFYIAPAPGKMGYFAAVERFLKLMAMVWAGSQVTKLFRAGGALALAPFVDRGLSWFTIKFKFESQGKAFMTIVGFCFGLAVLMFLAVTLLSA encoded by the exons ATGTCTTGTCCGCTGAAGATTATCGGCTACACTGATTCTCCTCTTCTACCCTATTCGCACTATTCG GGCTTAAATCGGCTCCCTTGTACCTCCATTTCTAGCATTCCCAGGCATGTATACTTTCAGAAATTAGAGGATTGCTGTTTACTAAAGAGACATCCCTGGCGAGTCTTTTCAATTAAGGAAGAAAGTAAT GCGTATGGTTCATCCGATTATGACAACATCACTTCTAATGTTGAAA GTTCAAGGGAAGAAAATGAAGCTAGTCAATCTCAAGGATCACTTACATCCAGCGA GATACTGAAGAAACTAAAGAGATATGGGATCTCCGGAATATTGTCCTACGGGCTTTTGAATACTGTTTACTACATCACAGCATTTCTCTTGGCATG GTTTTATATTGCTCCAGCTCCTGGAAAAATGGGTTACTTTGCAGCTGTTGAAAG ATTTCTGAAACTGATGGCTATGGTGTGGGCTGGGAGCCAAGTTACTAAGCTTTTTAGGGCTGGAGG CGCCCTTGCTCTTGCTCCTTTCGTGGACAGAGGATTGTCATGGTTCACtatcaaatttaagtttgaATCTCAGGGCAAG GCATTCATGACAATTGTTGGATTCTGTTTCGGACTGGCCGTCCTCATGTTTTTGGCTGTCACATTGCTGTCGGCATAA